In Chryseobacterium oryzae, the genomic stretch GAAGTAAACTTTGATGTCATTTCTAGACTGCTGATCGTTGAAGGTAACACCAATATCTTTCAGTTTAATCTTATCTAATGAAATAATAAATGGTTTTGATGGTTTTTCTTCCTTTTCAGAAGTCGCAAAAGCATCAATAATATAATCGAAATTGAATTTTCCTTTAGGATCTCTTACCACATTGGCTCGAACTCCTTCTAGATCTATTGAAGTAATATCTGCTTTAGACTTTATCAGCTGCCACATATCTAGACCTACATCAAATTTCTTTACGGCTAAAAGGGTATCGATATTCTGACCTTTCAGATAAAGGTTTTCCATTACAAGACTGTTTGGGAAACCGATGTAAACTTTATCCAGACTTACTTTCGTTTTAATTTTACCTTCTAAATAGACAACAAGCTTATCTTTTACATAATTCTGAACTGCAGGAATCCTTAAACTTAAGATGAGCAACAGTATTAAAACAATAATAGAGGTAATTGTTATAACAATCCCTCTGAGAATTTTCCTTTTATTAAATTTCAGTTTCAAATTTCTGTGATTTATACAAATATACAATCGTTTTAGTAATGTGAAAAAAATTCACGAATAATGAGTGGATTGTGTACTCTAAATCTTTAGAGCTTGAATTTTAATGAGTTTTAGCATGATTAAATTATTTTTGAGTGAAGCTTTTGAAGACTTCCACTTCAGTTAAGCAAGATTTTTGCCAACTGTAGTCTTTTTACGATAATAATGCCTTTTTATGGTATATTTAAAAAACAAAAACCCGCTCAAAATGAACAGGTTTTTGCATTGATGTATGCTTTGGATGTTTTAAATATTATGGAATATTTAAAAGTGAATAGGTTTTCAGATGTTAGTTGAGTTACAACCAGAGCACACATCTGATGGAGATTCAATTCATAGAGTAAATATATTTAGAGATTTTTTATTCTTGGTTATTCTTGCCATTTTACTTCCTCACCTTGTGGAGCAGCTCCGCCGTTTGCAGGAGTTATAGGAGCTTTCTCCTGATTGATGTGGTAGATATAAGATGCTATTTTTTCTGCGTCTCTTCCTGTAATGGTTCCTTCTTTTATGAAAGGTCTCATGGTAGGATTGTTAGGAGAACCATTTTCCAGCATCCAGAAAACATTTTTAAATAAACTTTTTTCTTTAATGTTAATCCAGTGGTTATCGGTTAAGTTAGGACCAATTCCGCCTTTACCACCATCTCCGTGGCATGTTACACAATTGGTTTTGAACAGCTGTTCTCCTTCTGCTACATAATCTGCACTGTATTTTGCAGTTTCTAGATTAATGGCAGGAGCACTTTTTTCATACTCTTCTATGGAAGCCAGCTGAACTTTAGTTTCTTTATCGTACTCAACTTCCGGATGTGCATAATCTGTGAAAGCAAATGCAACCATGTACACTACACAAAAGATAATTCCAAAATAAAAGAGACCGATCCACCATTTTGGTAAAGAATTGTCGAGTTCCGTAATTCCGTCGAACCCATGGTCTATTAAAATGTCCTTTTCTTCAGATTGAGACTGTTTTTTGAAAGCCGAATTCCAAAGTGTCTGGAAATAAGATTTATTCTTATCTGTTAGAAATGCCTGTTTTTCTGCTTCGGTAAGTCTTTGGAATCTTTCATTTTCTACCAGATCTCCAATAGAATTCATAATGAGCAGCAAAATCGTAATGATTATTAAAAGTGCCCAAAAGAAAGGGGTGGAAAAATAATTGGAGTCTGAGGCAAACATTTCGAATGCCATAATGGTAATTCCTATTGTTAAAGCAATATATATAGATATGGGAGTTCTTGTTTTCATCTCGAAAAGTTTTTAAAATTAATCTACACTTGCTGTTTTAATCTCTGTGGTTTTAATATCTGTTCCCAGTCTTTGCAGATAGGCAATCATGGCGATAATTTCACGTTGTTCCAATGGTACAAACTTGTCACCTTTGGTAAGTTTATCTTTTTCAACCTGAGTTTTTACGTCTGCCGCTTCAGAATAAATTCTTTTAACGATGGCTTTAGACTGATTGTCTGCCCACTGATTTGCGGAATCTATCTGTGCTTTAGTATAAGGAACATCGAAAGTGTTTTTCATCAACATCAGTTTATCCGTCATTTGTGAACGATCCAGTTTATTGGTAATTAACCAAGGGAAACGTGGCATAATTGATCCTGCTGAAGTAATTCTTGGGTTGTACATGTGTTTAAAGTGCCAAGAATCTGGGTTTCTTCCTCCTTCTCTGTGCAAATCTGGTCCTGTTCTTTTAGATCCCCAAAGGAAAGGTCTG encodes the following:
- a CDS encoding cbb3-type cytochrome c oxidase N-terminal domain-containing protein; this encodes MKTRTPISIYIALTIGITIMAFEMFASDSNYFSTPFFWALLIIITILLLIMNSIGDLVENERFQRLTEAEKQAFLTDKNKSYFQTLWNSAFKKQSQSEEKDILIDHGFDGITELDNSLPKWWIGLFYFGIIFCVVYMVAFAFTDYAHPEVEYDKETKVQLASIEEYEKSAPAINLETAKYSADYVAEGEQLFKTNCVTCHGDGGKGGIGPNLTDNHWINIKEKSLFKNVFWMLENGSPNNPTMRPFIKEGTITGRDAEKIASYIYHINQEKAPITPANGGAAPQGEEVKWQE